A DNA window from Hevea brasiliensis isolate MT/VB/25A 57/8 chromosome 2, ASM3005281v1, whole genome shotgun sequence contains the following coding sequences:
- the LOC110665541 gene encoding NPL4-like protein 1, which translates to MMMLRIRSRDGLERVSVDNSNITVSQLKTLIKNQLQIPIHNQTLSTNQNLLLAKTPSDLLKFSDMSDPNTPLSALNFVHGSIVFLAYEGERTIAGPAIHPAGSFGRKMTMDDLIAKQMRVTRQENPHCDSVSFDRECANAFQQYVNETLAFAVKRGGFMYGTVSEEGKVEVNFIYEPPQQGTEEILMLLRDPHEENLVDAIAAGLGMRRVGFIFTQTITQDKKDYTLSNREVLQAAELHAESELKEWVTAVVKLEVNEDGGADVHFEAFQMSDTCIKLFKEKWFETEIGEDMDPKLSKMNKDVVVGGKDVREVDNDFFLAVVKILDHAGPLSSSFPIENRINQVTERALKNHLDRTKNLPFVKRISDFHLLLFVARFLDLNDVPALAECVQTQATVPEGYQLIIVSMANAS; encoded by the exons ATGATGATGCTTAGAATCCGTAGCCGAGACGGCCTTGAGCGCGTCTCCGTCGACAACTCCAACATTACCGTTTCccagctcaaaaccctaattaaaaACCAGCTTCAAATTCCAATTCATAACCAAACCCTGTCTACTAACCAAAACCTACTCTTGGCCAAAACCCCTTCTGATCTCCTCAAATTCTCTGACATGTCTGACCCCAATACCCCTCTGTCTGCCCTCAACTTTGTGCATGGCTCTATTGTCTTCTTGGCCTATGAGGGCGAGAGGACCATAGCTGGACCCGCTATTCATCCCGCTGGATCCTTCGGCCGCAAGATGACTATGGATGACCTAATTGCCAAACAAATGCGAGTTACCAGACAAGAAAATCCTCATTGTGATTCGGTGTCTTTCGATCGGGAATGTGCCAATGCATTCCAGCAGTATGTTAACGAGACGCTTGCATTTGCTGTGAAAAGGGGCGGGTTTATGTATGGAACGGTGTCTGAGGAAGGGAAAGTGGAAGTGAATTTTATATATGAGCCGCCCCAGCAGGGCACAGAGGAAATTCTCATGCTTTTAAGGGATCCCCATGAAGAGAATTTGGTGGATGCGATCGCAGCGGGTTTAGGGATGAGGAGAGTGGGGTTTATATTTACACAGACGATAACGCAGGACAAGAAAGATTACACTTTGTCCAACAGAGAGGTTCTGCAGGCTGCAGAACTGCATGCAGAGAGTGAGTTGAAGGAGTGGGTGACAGCAGTGGTGAAACTGGAAGTGAATGAAGATGGTGGAGCCGATGTGCATTTTGAGGCGTTTCAGATGAGTGATACTTGTATTAAACTGTTTAAGGAAAAGTGGTTTGAGACAGAGATTGGGGAGGATATGGATCCTAAGTTGTCAAAAATGAATAAGGATGTTGTTGTTGGAGGAAAGGATGTTAGGGAGGTTGATAATGATTTTTTCTTGGCCGTAGTTAAGATTCTCGATCATGCG GGTCCTCTTTCATCATCTTTTCCCATTGAGAATAGGATCAACCAAGTGACAGAGAGGGCGTTGAAGAATCATCTGGACCGTACAAAGAATCTTCCATTTGTGAAAAGAATTTCTGATTTTCATCTGCTGCTCTTTGTGGCCAGGTTTCTAGATCTCAATGATGTTCCTGCATTAGCAGAGTGTGTGCAAACACAGGCAACAGTCCCAGAAGGTTACCAACTCATAATTGTTTCCATGGCAAATGCTTCTTGA